CGCTGCAACAACGGCGGGAAGCCTGCCTTCGCAGGCTCTGCGGGGGTGGGATCGGGCGGGGGGGGAGGCAGGCCGGAACCGAGCACCGGCGCCGCGCGCCGGGGGATGAATTCCCCGGCTGGAACCACGGGAAGCCCACTCAAGTGGGCTCGAGAAACGACCCCGAGTCCGCGCAGGCGGACTTTGTGCTGTAGTTGCCGCGAGTTTACTCGCCTCCAAGTGCAGGACTTTACCTCAGCCGTTCTTCGATCCGGGCGATCAGCTCCGGACCCTCGAACGGCTTGGCGACGCACGCGTCCGCGCCGGCGGAGAGGACGCGCTGGATGGTGGAGTCGTCCACGCGGCCGGTGAGCACGACGACGGGAAGGGTGCGCCAGCGCGGGTCGCCGCGGACGAGGCGGCACACCTCCTCGCCGCTGGCGTGCGGCATCTCGTAGTCCACCAACAGCAGGTCGGGACGCTCGCTCTCGAGCACATCCGGCAGGCGGCGCGGGTCGTCGAGGGTGGTGACGCGCATGCCGTGCGATTGCAGGAGCGCGCGCAGCATGGCCAGGACGATGGGGTCGTCATCCACCGCCAGGATGTGATGGGCGGCGCGTGGAACGGGCGCGGGCGGGTCAGGCGCTGGACGAGGGGCGCCGACGGGGCGCTCCAGCTCGTGGCGCAACGCCGCGGCCAGCTCGGCGAGTCGCTGCGCCTGGGCTGCGTCCAACGGATCGCTCCCCTCCAGCATCTGCTCGGCCTCGCGTGCGAGGTCTGTCGCCTCCGCGAAGCCAAAGGTGCCGGCGGCCCCGGCCAGCTTGTGGGCTTCGCGCTCGGCGGCGCGGCGCAGCTTGGCATCCAGCCGTCCCTCGCGCAGGGCGAGCGCGGCATCGTCCAGCACGGCTACGCGGCGAAAGGTCCCCTCGCGGAATTTTGCCCACAGCCCCGCGAGCGCACTGGAGAAGTCGCCCGAAGTCCCGCTCACCCGCGTCCTCCGTTCCGCGGCCGACACGCGGGGGCTCGCCGTTGCGATGCTCTCATGCTCTTCCGGGATTCGCGAACAGGGCGCGCTCCATAGATGCCGTACCGCGCGCACGTGCGACGGCGGACATGCATACCGCACGCCTGGCGACACGCCGCGCACAGCCGTCCCCGTGGCGTGAACCGGGTGTGCGGACGGTGGGTATCTCCTTGGTAGATGGAGAGAGAGTGTCCCCAGCGCCCGGGCTCATGTCCCCGTTCCCCCTGCGCACGCGGATCGATGACGGCATCACGGTCGCGGTGGACGCGCCCTACGCGACGCTGGTGCTGGCGGTGGCGTCGGCGCGCGCGGTCCTCTGCCTCTCGCCGCGCGAGCAGGACCGCCTCCGCATGCTGATGGAGGCCGGCCGGCGCTACGACGAGATCCTCGATCCCGACGAGGACGACCACAACCGGGTGCGGTGCATCCAGTCGCCCGGCGTGCTAACGTTGGTGCAGGACGGGGTGGAAGCGGTCGTGGCGCGCGGGCCGCATGCGCGTGCGGCGCTCCTCGAGATTCTGCGCGCAAACACGTACGGGGTGTAGCGTGGCTCGCAGCTTCTGTAGCAGGCGACGGCGCGGGACGGGGCACGGGCAGCCACGTGGGGCGGCCCCTACGAGGTTGGTGTGCGGGGGCAGGGGGCGGGGTGGGGGAGAGGGTGGGCAGACACGCAGGTCTGCCCCTACCACCATGGTTCGGGGGTGTGAAAAGGGCCCCGGCCATGTGGTCGGAGCCCTCGTGGGTCAGCGAGCGAGACGGGCGCTCAGTTCTTCCAGGCCATGGCGGGGAGCGTCGCCCTGTTCTTGAAGGGGCCGGCGGCGAGCTGCGCCCAGCCGTTGGGGATGGCGTCCACCTGGCTGAAGCTGTACACCGACATCCCGGTGATGGCGCGGTCGTGGGCCAGGTCGATCTGCTTCTTCATCTCCGTCCAGCCGGCGATGGCGGCCACGCCCACGTACACCTGGCGCCCGGACTGCCGCTCGATGCGCTGGATGTGGTCGTCCATCACGCAGGTCCAGTCCGTGTTGGAGCAGTACGCCTTGACCGTCCACGAGGCGGAGGTGGCGGTGGCCGGGTAGTTCATCGGCACCTCCACGTCCAGGTAGCCGCCCTGCGCCCACGCCTGCGGATCCTGGAAGAGGTCCGTGAAGCTCCACTGCGCGGACCAGCCGGTGCGCGGCTTGTAGCCGGGGAAGACGGCCGCGGAGAGCACCATCGACGGGTCCACGGCGCGCACGGCGTCGTACACTTCCTTCACGCCCTGATTGACGAGGCCGCGCCGGAAGTCCAGCCAGGTGGCCTGGGCGTTGGACGCCGGGAAGGCGCCGGTCGCCGTCTTGAACGCGTCCTGCGTGGCCGGGTCGTACGACACGTTGTTGGCCGGGTAGCGGATGCGGTCCAGGTGGATACCCTTGAGCCCCAGCGGGCCGTAGCGCCGCGCGATGTCGGCCGCCACGTTGGCAAGCTGCGCGCGCACCTGCGGCACCCCCGGCGACACCCACATGTACTCGGAGGTCGTGGCGCAGTTGTCCACCTGGCGGGTGATGGCGCCCGTCGTGAAGTTCTTGGTGCTCACGCTCCACTCGGGGTGGGCCTTGAGCCAGTTGGCCGGGGTGCTGTTGATGAACTGGTTGCACGCCGTGCTGCTGCCGGCGATGAAGCCGGTGTACGCGTTCAGCCAGGCGTGCACCTCGATGCCGTACTTGGCGGCCTCGGACAGCGCCACGGCGAGCGGGTCGCGCGACGGGCGCGGGCCGCCCAGCGTGCCGCACATCCGCGGCGAGCAGGGCTCGAGGGTCGAGTAGTAGAGCGCGTCGCCCGAGGTGCGCGCCTGGAAATAGACCACGTTGAAGTTGGCCTGCGCCGCCTTCTGCATGATCGTGGCGATCTTGGCGAAGTCGACCGACGATGCGCCGGTGTACTCGAAGCGCGTCACCCACAGCGCGCGCGCCTCCACCGGGTTGGTGACCGTCACCGCGGCCTCGCCGGTCTTGCCCTCCACCGTGGCCGTCAGCACCGCCGTCCCCACGTCCTTGGCGACGAGGGTGTCCGTGTTCGCCTTGAAGCCGAAGACCGCCGGGTCCGAGGTCGTCCACGTGGCGGGCCGGTCGGCGAGCGCGTTGCCGCGGCGGTCGCGCGCGATGGCGCTGAACGTCGCCTTGCGGAACTGCGGGAGGTTGAATGCGTCCGGCACCACTTCAACCGTGGCGACCGGCTGCGGCCACACGCGCATCCCCTTCATCCCCTCCACCCCGTCCACCGTCGCCACGATCTCGACCGTGCCCACGTCCAGCGCGACCACTTCGCCCGTCTCCGAGACGCTGGCGACCGCGGGAGCGGTGGAGCTCCACTCGACCGTGCGCCCGAACAGCGGCTCGCCCACCGAGTCCAGCGCGGCGGCGGTGTAGCTCGTCGTGTCGCCCAGCGAGACCGAGTCCGCGCCCGCGACCGTCACCGACTTCACCGGCACGGGGATCACGAGGATGTTGACCGTGTCCATCCCCTTCTTGTGGTCGACGATGATGGCGACCTCGCCCGTGTCCTGCGCGGTGACCAGGCCCGTGTCGTCCACGGTAGCGATCGTCGTGTCGGAGGAGGTCCAGTAGACGTGCTTCTTGTGCTCCAGCTCCATCCCCTGCGGGTTGAACACGCCGGCGTCCAGCTGCAGCGTGGTGCCGCCGCGCTCGCCGGGCTCCGCGCTGGGGGTCCGCACCATCATCACCGCGTCGGCCAGCGACGCGCGGACGTCGGGACCACCGCGCTTCCCGGCCGGCCCGTCCGCGGGCGAGACGGGACCACCCTTGCTGTCGCAGGATGCAAGCAGTGCAACCGAGGCCAGCAGGGCCGCGCCGGCACGGATGAAGGAGACGCTGGGTGAGCGCAAACGGCCTCCGGGGGAGCATGGAGAAGCGTCGGGCGCGGTGGAGAACCGGACCCGGGGGGACCCTCAAAGGTGGCGCAAGAACCGCCGTGAGGCAAGTCTCGGCTGCTTCCGGGTTTGCGGAGCCCCCGCGCCTTGGGTGGTCCCACACCGTTCGGCGCGAAAGACCGGCTTGCCCCGGCGCGAGGTACCCGCGAGCTTCGCGATTCGAGCCTTACCCGCTTCCGGAGCCGCCGTGACCCGCCCCCGCCCATCGCACGTGATCCTCGCCGCGGTCTTCGTGATCGCGGGAGTGCTCCACTTCGCGATTCCGGGCACGTACGTGCGCGTGATGCCGCCCTGGCTGCCGCATCCGCGCGCGCTGGTGCTGCTGAGCGGCGCCTTCCAGATCGCGGGCGGGGTGGGAGTCCTGCTCCCGCGCACCCGCCGCGCCGCGGGGTGGGGCCTGATCCTCCTCCTCCTCGCCGTCTGGCCCGCCAACCTGCAGATGCTCCTCAACGCCCGTGCATCCGGCGCCCCCGCCGCCGCGCAGGCCCTCCTCGTCCTGCGTCTTCCCATGCAACTGCTGCTGATTTGGTGGGTCTGGCGCAGCTGCGTGCGACTGAAAGGCGGCTCTGCTCAAGCAACGTAAGCGCGCCAGGTCGTTCCGCGTCCGCGGGGAATGTTTACCGCGAGTTGCTCGGACCCCAGAAGCGCACCTCTAGGGTTGTGAGCAGAGTTGGCGAACGTTACCGACCAAGGCTGTCAAGTGGGCGTTTGGTAGACACACGTTGACCATCTGGATCGACTCGACTAATCAGCCTCAGATAGACCGTCGGGCCTCATTTAGCAGATTGCCCTGTGCTGCGTGTTTTCTTTAGTTTCGTTTTAACTTCAGCAGAACTCCGGTTGCCAGGCCCATCCCGGCCCGGTCGCGCATCATTTTTTCGTATCGCCTCCAAAATCCGCGGGACCTCTTCATGTTCCTCGTACCAGATGATATTTAGACCGAGCTTCAGAAGAGAATCCTGCTGCAGCTCATGATGTACCTGGAGGACACGCGCACCGTGCGCGAGGTCGATCTTCATCCCGTTCTTGTTCGCTAAGTCAGCGAACCTCTGGTTCGACAAACGCTGCAGCAGGATATAGTGACGCGCCAGTTTGATGGTTGCGGGGGTAACCACCTCAAGAATACGCCGAAGGTTCGGGTCGGTGAGCGATAAGCCCACGAAGATGCACGTTCTTTCGCGCAGGTAGTTGAGCTGTACCACGTTTGCCCAAAAATATGGATCGTTTAATAGACGGTGGTATCCCTCCTCGGAGAACACTAACAGCCCTGGATCGGATTCATCTTCACTGATAGTTCCACGAGGAAGAAATCCGTGTACATGGAAGATCGGCAGCTCAGATTCCGACACAGTTCCACGATCGGTCCAGATACTCTGGAACGGAACTCCTATGTCGTCTAGATGATACTCTAGCAGATCATCAAAGTTATAAGTCACTACGCCTCGAACTCCGGCAGCCCTCGGCACGCAAAGTTTTGCTAACACGCGAAGAAGCGCGGCCCTCTCGACCCTATCTTGATCAAGACCATCATAAAGGAGCGAGCGAACGGCAGGCTCAAACTCTTCGCCTAAACCCGCGCGAGTATAACGAGCGGCGAGAAGCGGTGACGACTCCACGAGGCCGAGTGTTCTTGCAAGATCACTGCGCGCGCTGTCCGAAACTTCGGTCGGAACGCTTACCTTCTTCTCAATTAGCCGCAGAAGTAGCTTATGAATCAACATGTTCCAGGCGGGTATCCCCGCGTCAGCAGAGCACCCCGCTCCTAGGAACAGGAACACGCCTCGATCATGAAACGCCTGGGCGGCCCGATCGATGAGCCGCGATCGGCGCTCCTCCCACTGGTCACCATCTTCGGCGGTGGCCGCTCTATCAACAAGCCTGTTGACACCCGCTTGGGCAACTTGGGGGAGCAAGTCAGACACCGCGTCCGGATACTCGCGGAGAATAGATTCAATTTCAGAATTCGTCCATACGCCTACGTTTAGGGGAAAAGGCTCCTTTGCTGCTGCGGCCTCTGCACGTTGACGCAAAGACCGCAATTCTTCCGCTTTAAGCTCGAACGCTGTAATGATAATCAGTAGAAGCGATCTAAACCGCTCCCCAGTCCCTGTGATGATTGCCTCTAGCCTGCCCTCTTCGACTAGTCTGGTGGACTTGTAGTACACACGAATGTCCACTGCGGTTGGCCCCGGGAGATCCCCTATCCCGCCCGGTATCACTGCCTCGTGCAGCGTGATTTCTCCGCTGGCGACCACAGGATCAATCGTAATCCCTCCGCGCCCAAGCAACTGTCGATCAAGCAGGCGAAGCACGACCTGTCTAGCAACACTAGACAAGCTACCCCCAGGGCCAGCAGCGGATCGCAGCAGCGAATTCAGGGCGAAAACACCAGGACGTTCTTCCAAGAATCACCTTCTCGTCAGCCGGAGGTACCGAGTTTGCGCAAGTCCAAAATATCGGAGAAGCGCCGGTATTTTGCGGCAACGGACCGGTCCGCGCTCTCGCAGCCCAAATCTAGAGGCGGCTTTCCGGAGCGTCTAGAAGCGATGCCATCACCACGAGTGTCGACCCAAGCGTCCCTTCCGAATCTAGCGGGAGAATGGCTCTTATGCCGTTCGGTCACTGCTGACATTCTACTCCCGGAAATGGATGCGTCAACCCGGCCGCTACACCTCCTCGTCTAGGCCGCCTTCACGTTTACCAACTCGCGCGGGTCCAAGTCGCCAGTCCGCGCTCGCCGGCTCTGCATCCTTCATAATCCTTCCTCCTCATCTCTAGGTGCTCCACAACGCCCTTCGCTCTAACGGCCACCCCTGTGCGCAGGTGCTCCTCCCTACCCGCGTCTGCTGCCGCTGCTCATCTGGTGAGCTTCGGGAAGCTGCGCTCGCACGCGTAGTCGCAGCGGTTCCACCAGTGGAAGTTCCACCGTTGGAACCATAGAATAGTGGAGGTCCTGAAAACTTTCCCGTTACTCTGAGGCACGTCATGATCGAGAAGCCCGCAGAGATCTACGATCGCGATGCGGAGTGGCGCAGGCTCCTCAAATTGTGGAACCGCGCGAGCCCGGAACTGGTGTTCGCCGTCGGGCGGCGCCGGATCGGCAAGAGCTACGTGCTTTCGCGCTTCGTCCGGGAGGTGGGCGGCCTCTACTACCAGGCCACGATGCGCACCGAGCCGGAGCAGCTCGCCAGTCTCGGCCGGGCCGTCGGTGAGCACTTCGGGGATCCGGCGTTGCGGCGCGGCGTGGGCTTTCCCGACTGGGAGGCGCTCTTCGAATACGTGACGGAACGAGCCGGTGAGTCGCCCTTCCTTCTCGTGCTCGACGAGTTCCCGTACCTGGCCGGGGCCGCGCCGGCGCTCCCCTCCATCATCCAGAAGCTGTGGGACCACCGCTGGGCGGGTACGCGGATGAAGGTGGTGCTGAGCGGCTCGTACATCACCGCGATGACACGGCTGGAGGAGGCGGACCAGCCCCTCTACGGCCGCCGGACGGCGCGGCTCGCCTTTGCGCCGTTCACGTTCGCGGACGTGGGGAACTTCTTCCCCAGCCACGACGTGCGGGAGCGGATGATCGCCTACGCGCTGTTCGGCAATCTCCCCGGGCACCTCGCGCTGCTGGATGACGCGCAGACGCTGGAGGAGAACGTCGCGGACGCCTTTCTGGATCCCGCGGGGCGGCTGGTGGACGAGGCGCAGCACGCGCTGGACGCCTTTCGGACCGATGCGGAGGTGCACTACACGATCGTGGAGACGATCGCCACGGGCGAGCACACCTGGAAGGGGATCACCAGCCGCGTCGGCCGCTCCGGCGGGTCTTTGCTGCGCCCGCTGCACTGGCTGGAGGAGATGCAGCTGGTTTCGCGCGTGGTTCCCATCACCGAGCGGGACCCGCGCCGTTCGAAGCGTGCGATGTACCGGATCGCGGACCCTTACCTCGCCTTCTGGCACCGGATCATCGCCCCGCTCGTGAACGCCGGGAGCATCGGCCTGGTCGACCCCGCTCACCTGTGGGAGGAGGTCGTACGTCCGCGCCTGGACGAGCACATGGGCCCCGTCTTCGAGGAGATCTGCCGTGAATTCGTGCGGCGCACCAACCGGCTTCCGTTTCAGCCGCTCCGCGTGGGTGAGTGGTGGGATGCCGACTCGCAGAACCAGGTGGATGTGGTCGCCGTGGGCGGGGGCGGGGAGATTCTGGTGGGTGAGTGCAAGTGGGGAAGGGTGACCGCCGCGCACCTCGCCACCCTCCGCGCCCGCGCCGAGCAGGTGCGCGCGGAGTTCGGTACCCCGGACGCCACGATCCAAACGATTGTCTTCTCAGGCCGGGGCGAGTTCGACGACCTGGTTCACGCCGAGGCCACCGCCGGCCGCACAATCATCATCACGCCCGCCGAGCTCGCCGCGCCCAAGGTGTAACGCGAACCGCAGATCCGCGCAGAGGGCGGGCTACCGAGCACGGGAGAGCACGGGCAGCCACGCGGGGCTGCCCCTACGGGTTTTTGTGTGTGGGAGCGGAGATCGAGGATGGGCGGGGGAGGGCAGACACGCAGGTCTGCCCCTACGGGATTGGTGCCTGAGGCGGGCGACGGAGCAGCATCGGGCACGGGCGCGATGAATCGCGCCCCTACAGGTTGAATCCGCCCCCTCTCTCGATAACGGCGAGGGCGCAGCCCTCTCCTGTTATCGGGAGAGGGGGCAGCGAGGAACGAGCGGGGGTGAGGGCCTACTCCATCCACACCGTCTTCACGTTGACGAACTCGCGGATGCCGAAGGCGGCGAGCTCGCGGCCGTAGCCGCTCTGCTTCACGCCGCCGAAGGGGAGGCGCGGGTCGGAGGCGACCATCGCGTTGACGTAGGTCATTCCTGATTCGAGGCCGCGGATGAAGAAGTCCGCCTCGGCCTCGTCGCGGGTCCAGACGCTGCTGCCCAGGCCGAAGACGGTGTCGTTGGCCAGGCGCAGCGCGTCGGCGGCGTCGCGGGCGCGGTGGAGGAGGGCGACGGGGCCGAACACCTCTTCGTGGTAAGCGGGGGATTCGGGCGGGATGTCGGTTAGGATGGTGGGCGCGTAGTAGAAGCCGGGGCCGTCGATGCGCTCGCCGCCGACGAGGACGCGCGCGCGCATTTCCACCGAGCGGCGCACCTGCTCGTCCACCTCGTCGCGGATGGCGGCGGTGGCGAGGGGGCCGACGTCCGTGTCGCCATTCATTGGATCGCCGACGCGGAGGGCCTGCATGGCGGCGACGAAACGCGCCTCGAACTCGTCCGCGACGTCCTGGTGCACGATGAAGCGCTTGGCGGCGATGCAGCTCTGGCCGTTGTTGATGACGCGCGCCTTCACCGCCGTGCGCGCCGCGGCGTCCAAGTCGGCGCTGGGCATGACGATGAAGGGATCGCTCCCGCCCAGCTCCAGCACCGTCTTCTTGAGGTTGCGCCCGGCGCGCTCGGCGACGCTCTGCCCGGCGGGGGTGCTCCCGGTGAGCGTCGCGGCGCGGATGCGCGGGTCGTCTAGGATGCGCGCCACGGCTTCCGAGCCCACAAGGAGCGTCTGGAAGGCGCCATCGGGGAAACCGGCGCGGCGGAAGACGTCCTCGATGGCGAGCGCGCATTGCGGCACGTTGGACGCGTGCTTCAGCACCCCGACGTTCCCCGCCATCAGCGCCGGCGCGGCGAAGCGGAAGACCTGCCAGAGCGGGAAGTTCCACGGCATCACCGCCAGCACCGGCCCCAGCGGCAGGTAGCGGATGAAGGAGCGCCGCGCGTGCGTCTCCACCTCCTCATCGGCCAGGAGGCGCTCGGCGTTGTCCGCGTAGTGGCGGCATGCCCACGCGCACTTCTCCACCTCCGCGACCGCCGCGGCGAGCGGCTTGCCCATTTCGGTGGTCATCAGCCGCGCGAGCGTATCCTTGCTCTCCTCCAGGATCTCGGCGGCGCGCGTCATCCACGCGGAGCGCTGCGCGAACGATGTGCGGCGGTACTCCTGGAACGTCGCCTCCGCGCGCTCGAGCCGCGCGTCCACCTCGGCGTCGGTAAGCGCTTCAAAGGTGCGCAGCGTCTCGCCGGTGGCGGGATTGATGGTCTGGATGGGCATGGCTCAGAGCGATTCCAAAGTTGTGAAACGGCGGTCTCACGCGGAGACGCGGAGACGCAGAGAAAGAATTACAACTGAATGAATTTTATTGCTGTTCTCTCTTTCTCTCTGCGTCTCCGCGCCTCCGCGTGAGGCAATTTTACGATGCCAGTCTCGCACCGAACTCGTGGCGGACCTCCGTCCAGCGGCCCGACCCCGGATCGATCGTGCGTTCGGTGAGAAAGATGCGGCCGTCGCGGCGGATGCGCAGGACGGTGGATGCGCGCGTGCCGTAAGCCACAGAGGAGATGAAGAGCGACGACAGCATCCGCTCCGCATCCAGGCCGACGCCGGTGTCCGGGAGGCGCTCGTCGGGGGCGGGGTCGCGCAGGGCGAGAGTGCCAAAGAGCGACGCCTCCATCGCATCCTCCGGCCCCGCGAG
This sequence is a window from Longimicrobium sp.. Protein-coding genes within it:
- a CDS encoding response regulator — its product is MSGTSGDFSSALAGLWAKFREGTFRRVAVLDDAALALREGRLDAKLRRAAEREAHKLAGAAGTFGFAEATDLAREAEQMLEGSDPLDAAQAQRLAELAAALRHELERPVGAPRPAPDPPAPVPRAAHHILAVDDDPIVLAMLRALLQSHGMRVTTLDDPRRLPDVLESERPDLLLVDYEMPHASGEEVCRLVRGDPRWRTLPVVVLTGRVDDSTIQRVLSAGADACVAKPFEGPELIARIEERLR
- a CDS encoding family 10 glycosylhydrolase, with the translated sequence MRSPSVSFIRAGAALLASVALLASCDSKGGPVSPADGPAGKRGGPDVRASLADAVMMVRTPSAEPGERGGTTLQLDAGVFNPQGMELEHKKHVYWTSSDTTIATVDDTGLVTAQDTGEVAIIVDHKKGMDTVNILVIPVPVKSVTVAGADSVSLGDTTSYTAAALDSVGEPLFGRTVEWSSTAPAVASVSETGEVVALDVGTVEIVATVDGVEGMKGMRVWPQPVATVEVVPDAFNLPQFRKATFSAIARDRRGNALADRPATWTTSDPAVFGFKANTDTLVAKDVGTAVLTATVEGKTGEAAVTVTNPVEARALWVTRFEYTGASSVDFAKIATIMQKAAQANFNVVYFQARTSGDALYYSTLEPCSPRMCGTLGGPRPSRDPLAVALSEAAKYGIEVHAWLNAYTGFIAGSSTACNQFINSTPANWLKAHPEWSVSTKNFTTGAITRQVDNCATTSEYMWVSPGVPQVRAQLANVAADIARRYGPLGLKGIHLDRIRYPANNVSYDPATQDAFKTATGAFPASNAQATWLDFRRGLVNQGVKEVYDAVRAVDPSMVLSAAVFPGYKPRTGWSAQWSFTDLFQDPQAWAQGGYLDVEVPMNYPATATSASWTVKAYCSNTDWTCVMDDHIQRIERQSGRQVYVGVAAIAGWTEMKKQIDLAHDRAITGMSVYSFSQVDAIPNGWAQLAAGPFKNRATLPAMAWKN
- a CDS encoding SIR2 family protein, coding for MLRLLDRQLLGRGGITIDPVVASGEITLHEAVIPGGIGDLPGPTAVDIRVYYKSTRLVEEGRLEAIITGTGERFRSLLLIIITAFELKAEELRSLRQRAEAAAAKEPFPLNVGVWTNSEIESILREYPDAVSDLLPQVAQAGVNRLVDRAATAEDGDQWEERRSRLIDRAAQAFHDRGVFLFLGAGCSADAGIPAWNMLIHKLLLRLIEKKVSVPTEVSDSARSDLARTLGLVESSPLLAARYTRAGLGEEFEPAVRSLLYDGLDQDRVERAALLRVLAKLCVPRAAGVRGVVTYNFDDLLEYHLDDIGVPFQSIWTDRGTVSESELPIFHVHGFLPRGTISEDESDPGLLVFSEEGYHRLLNDPYFWANVVQLNYLRERTCIFVGLSLTDPNLRRILEVVTPATIKLARHYILLQRLSNQRFADLANKNGMKIDLAHGARVLQVHHELQQDSLLKLGLNIIWYEEHEEVPRILEAIRKNDARPGRDGPGNRSSAEVKTKLKKTRSTGQSAK
- a CDS encoding ATP-binding protein, whose protein sequence is MIEKPAEIYDRDAEWRRLLKLWNRASPELVFAVGRRRIGKSYVLSRFVREVGGLYYQATMRTEPEQLASLGRAVGEHFGDPALRRGVGFPDWEALFEYVTERAGESPFLLVLDEFPYLAGAAPALPSIIQKLWDHRWAGTRMKVVLSGSYITAMTRLEEADQPLYGRRTARLAFAPFTFADVGNFFPSHDVRERMIAYALFGNLPGHLALLDDAQTLEENVADAFLDPAGRLVDEAQHALDAFRTDAEVHYTIVETIATGEHTWKGITSRVGRSGGSLLRPLHWLEEMQLVSRVVPITERDPRRSKRAMYRIADPYLAFWHRIIAPLVNAGSIGLVDPAHLWEEVVRPRLDEHMGPVFEEICREFVRRTNRLPFQPLRVGEWWDADSQNQVDVVAVGGGGEILVGECKWGRVTAAHLATLRARAEQVRAEFGTPDATIQTIVFSGRGEFDDLVHAEATAGRTIIITPAELAAPKV
- a CDS encoding NADP-dependent succinic semialdehyde dehydrogenase, yielding MPIQTINPATGETLRTFEALTDAEVDARLERAEATFQEYRRTSFAQRSAWMTRAAEILEESKDTLARLMTTEMGKPLAAAVAEVEKCAWACRHYADNAERLLADEEVETHARRSFIRYLPLGPVLAVMPWNFPLWQVFRFAAPALMAGNVGVLKHASNVPQCALAIEDVFRRAGFPDGAFQTLLVGSEAVARILDDPRIRAATLTGSTPAGQSVAERAGRNLKKTVLELGGSDPFIVMPSADLDAAARTAVKARVINNGQSCIAAKRFIVHQDVADEFEARFVAAMQALRVGDPMNGDTDVGPLATAAIRDEVDEQVRRSVEMRARVLVGGERIDGPGFYYAPTILTDIPPESPAYHEEVFGPVALLHRARDAADALRLANDTVFGLGSSVWTRDEAEADFFIRGLESGMTYVNAMVASDPRLPFGGVKQSGYGRELAAFGIREFVNVKTVWME